In the Flavobacterium sp. 90 genome, TCTTGGTTTTTCGAGAACTTGTTTCCATTCACATTCAAAAGTATTTACAAGAGTCTGCATTTCGGCTTCAAGCGTTTCGCAAATTCCTAAACTATCTTCGATTATTACTTCTTTTAAGTACTCTAAACCTCCGTCTAGTTTTTCCAGCCAGGTTGCTGTTCTAACAAGCGGACCAGCCGTGCGGATGTAATACATTAGGTATCGATCCATGTATTTTATAACGGTTTCTTTGTCGATTTTCTCGGCCAATAAAACCGCATGTTTAGGATTTGCGCCACCATTTCCGGCGATATACAAATTCCAACCGCCTTCAACTGCAATTAATCCAAAATCTTTTCCGCGAGCTTCGGCACATTCACGAATACAAGCTGAAACACCACCTTTAAGTTTGTGAGGAGAACGAATTCCTTTGTATCTGTTTTCTAATTCTATGGCAAATCCGGCGCTGTCGTCCATTCCGTAACGACACCAAGCATTTCCTACGCAGCTTTTTACAGCACGAAGTGATTTTCCGTAAGCGTGTCCGCTTTCAAAACCATTATCGATTAATATTTTCCAGATTTTTGGCAAATCACTTAAATGTGCTCCGAACAAATCGACACGTTGCGCTCCGGTAATTTTAGTGTATAAATCAAACTGTTTGGCAACTTCTCCAATCACGATTAATTTCTCGGCAGTAATTTCACCTCCGGCAACTCTTGGAACTACAGAATAAGTTCCGTTTCGTTGAATATTAGCTAAGAATCTATCGTTTGTATCTTGAGTTGTAACATGTTTGTTTGCAGTGTCATTATAAATACTCGAGAAAATCGAAGCTACAACAGGTTTACAAACCTCGCAACCATCGCCTTTACCATGATGATCGATAACTTCGTAGAAATTCTCGTATTTATTGATTTTTACCAAATCGAATAATTCCTGACGTGTATAGCTAAAATGCTCACAAATAACATCTTTTACTTCTTTTCCTAATGATTTTTGAGTGGCTTTTACCAAATCAGAAACCATTGGTTTACAACCTCCACAACCAGAAGTAGCTTTGGTATGTTTGACAACATCTGAAAAATTGGAACAAGTTTCATCCAGAAGCGAACAGCAAATTGAACCTTTAGTTACATTTTCGCAAGAACAGATTACTGCTGTGTCTGGCAAATCAAGAACGCTTCCTAAACTTGAACCTTCTGAACCATCACGAGAACCTAAAATCAAATCTTCGGGATTTTTTGGCAACGCCATTGCATTACTGTAAATCTGAAAAAGTGAATTGTAATCACTGGAATCTCCAACTAAAATTCCGCCTAATAAAGTTTTAGAATCTTTGGTAACATTGATTCTTTTATAAATTCCGCTTAGTTTATTTTCATAAATGATCGCTGTTACATCGTTATTTTCGACAAAAGGATCACCAAAACTCGCAACTTCAACACCAATTAATTTCAATTGTGTCGACATATCGATGGTTTCTCTCATGGTTTTAGAACCATTTAAGATTTGCTCAGCGGCTACATCGGCCATTTCGTAACCCGGAGCAACAAGTCCGTAAATATTTTGATTGTACAGAGCAACTTCGCCAATCGCAAAAATAGAAGGATCTGATGTTTGCATTTGATTGTTTACCACAACGCCGCCTCGCAAACCAACTTCAAGACCGGAAACTCGGGCTAATTCATCGCGAGGTTTAATTCCGGCAGAAATAACCAACATGTCTACTTTTAACAATTCGTCGTCAGCAAACATCATTCCCGTTATACGTTCTTTACCGTCGATATATTGTGTTGCTTTATTGAGATGAATTCCAATATTTAATTCTTCGATTTTAGATTGCAACATATCGCTGGCGCCTTTGTCTAATTGTCTAGGCATCAATCGCGGAGCAAATTCTACAACATGAGGATTCAATCCTAAATCACGAACGGCTTTTGCTGCTTCAAGACCTAATAAACCCCCGCCTAAAACTGCCGCTTCGGTTGCACCTTTTTGTTTTATTTTTTTGGCGTAAGCCATAATTGCATCCAGATCTTCGATAGTTCTGTATACAAACACGCCTTCTTTTTCGACACCATCAATAGGAGGAACGAATGCCGAAGAACCCGTTGCAAGAACTAAGTAATCGTACGTATGTGTTTTTTCTAAATGCGTATGTATTGTTTTTTCTTCACGATTAATATCTGTAATTAATTCAGAAGTATTTAGAGTAATGTTGTTTTGTGCGTACCATTCAGTAGTAGATAACGAAAGGTCATCTGCAGTTTTTCCTCCAAAGTATTCACTTAAATGAACTCTGTCATAAGCGCGTCTGGGTTCTTCGCCAAAGACTGTAATCTGATACTTTTCCTGTCCTGATTTTGCGACGAATTTTTCGCAAAATTTATAACCAACCATGCCGTTTCCAACTACTATTACTCTAATCATGATTTCTTTAATTAAGTATTACTACGCAAATATAAGTATTTGTACTTATAAAAATACGTATTTAGGTAATTTTTTTAAGTAGTACTTTGTTTTTTTCTAAGTATTTCGCCTCAATCTTTTAAGTAGCGCGGGTTAAAAGGTTTTTTGATTTTTTGATTTTTTTTGTAATTGTGTTATTTTTCTTAATTTTATAAGAGATTTGACCTAAAAAAATCATAAAAAACAAGGCTTGATAATTTTTGGCTTAGTTTTTTCTAGTGGGAAGGCATAATAAAAAATATATAATATGAAAAAAGTACTTTTACTATGTGTCTTAACAACTGTTGTGTTAAGTTGCAAGTCAGTCGCAGTTAAAAATTCGAACATGAAAGAAACAACTTCTAAAGCAACTTCAGACGAAGAAGATCTAACAGTTTATTTTAAAGCTACTGGAAATGAACCATTTTGGGGATTGAAAATAGGGAAAGACAAAACTGTTTTTACATCATTAATTGAAGGAATGGAATCTATAAGTTTTGAATCTGTTGAACCAATCAGAGCTATGGATGCCAATGTAAAAATGTATAGACTTAACAACGGAAAAACTTCTGCCACGGTTACAATTCAACAATTCGACTGTCAGGATTCAATGTCAGGCGAAAAATCACCTTATACAGTTAAGGTAGAAATTAACAGCAAAACCTTAAATGGCTGTGGAAAATATATTACAGATTACCGCTTACATGACATTTGGGTTTTGGAAGAATTAAACGGAAAAAAAGTTGCTCTTACTGATTTTCAAAAAGAATTACCAAGAATTGAGATCCATGCTGCCGATAATAAATTTATGGGATTTGGAGGTTGTAATTCTATAGGTGGAACTATTTTTTATGAGAAAGATCTATTGAGATTTTCAAATGTAATTTCGACTTTGATGGCTTGTGCATCTGGTAATAAAGAAGGTGAATTTATCAAAGCGCTTCAAAGTACAACCACTTATACTATTGGAAACAATAGATTAACGCTTTCGAATCCTTCAGGAAAACTTTTGGTTCTTAGAAAAGTAGATTAATTTTTGAAATGTCTTAATCTGTTTTAAAAATAACCTACAGTGTACTATGGTGCATTATAATTAAAATATTTTTGTAAAATAAAACTTATAAAAAGTTATTTTACATGAAAAAGATTTTAATGTTATTTATTGCAGTTTCATTAGCTTACAGTTGCAAATCAACTAAGAATGCAAATGCAACGACAGCTGCAAGTTCGGTTGAAAAGAAAGTACAGCAAACCTGGATTTTAGAAAATCTAAATGGGAAAGTGGTTACTGAAAAGGATTTTTCAATTCTTCCAAAAATCGTATTGAGTTCGTCAACATTCTCTGGATCTACAGGATGTAATGCTATAAAAGGAAATTTATTTTCGAAAGGTGCAGGGCAAATCCAGTTTTTGAATTTTACTTCAGAAACTAAAAAGTGCGATGCAAAAAAAGAAGGTGAGTTTTCGCAATTGTTAAAAACAACTTCAGGTTATTCAGTAGAGAATAATAAGTTGATGCTTTCAAATCAATTTGGATTGACAATGTCTTTCAAAAAAGGTTAATTAAAGCAGCTTCAAAATAGAAAGGCTTCGATTGATTTCGAAGCCTTTTTTGTATCATTTTGTCATTTCGACCGAAGGGAGAAATCATACTAGAAGCTCCGCAATCAAAATTGCCAATCTTTGTCGATTTACGAGTGTGATTTCTCCTCCGTCGAAATTGTAGATGTTAGATATTTCGGTAACAAAATTTAACTTTAATAAATTTTGTTACGATGAGAAATAATAGTCAGGATTCCACTTTAGAGCGGAACTACTTAGAGAAGTATCGTTTTCTAATAAAAGAATATGAACAGGTAAAAAATAAAACTCATCCTTTGTATAAAAAAGCAATGGATTTTTATGCAGCAAATAATACTTGCCGAAAGAGTTTTTTAAAGTATTATAATCGCTTTAAACAAAGTGGGAAATCTATTGATTTATTGCCCCAAAAAAGAGGTCCCAAATATAAAACAAGACGTCCTTTGCCTTTTATAGAGCAAAAAGTAATTGCATTACGAGAAAAAGGAAACAACAAATATGAAATTGTTAGTATCTTAAGACCCAAATTAGGGAAGCATACACCATCATATTCAGGAGTTTATAATATTTTAAAACGCAATAAAATAAATAGATTAACTCCGAAGATTAAAAAGAATCATCAAAAAATAATCAAGGAAAGAATGGGACAACTTGGTCATATTGATTGTCATTATTTGAGCAAAAGTATAATTAAAGGGGAAAATAAAAATCGCTATTTAGTTTGTGTAATAGATGATTACAGTCGAATTGCCTGGGCTGAATTAGTTTCTGATATTACCAGTTTAACAGTTATGTTTGCGGCATTGAAATGTTTAAACATCCTAAGTGATCATTATGAAATAAAATTTGAAGAGATATTATCTGATAATGGAGCTGAATTTGGACCTAAAACAAGCAAAGTGAAAAATAATCACCCTTTTGAGAGGATGTTAATGGAATTAGGTATTGTTCATAGGTACACAAAACCCTACAGACCACAAACTAATGGTAAAGTTGAACGCTTTTGGAGAACTCTTGAAGATGATTTATTGAGAGACACAGATTTTGATTCTCATGAAGAATTAAAAGAAGAATTATTGCAATACTTATATTATTATAATCATGAAAGACCACATCAAGGTATTGATGGAAAAAAACCAATCGAAATGATAAATCCGTTACCGAAATAAGTAACCTTTACAGAAATGACAAGATTGCTAATAAAAAAATCCGTAAAAATCCGCGTCTTCGTGATAGCGAATCCGTCAAATCCGCGTACCATTTTCACGTTTGCTATTCCAATTCCTCATTCAGATCTTTTTCTTCATCAACAAAATCCAATTCGAGAGCACGAACAGTCTGAACAGCATTTCCAGC is a window encoding:
- the nirB gene encoding nitrite reductase large subunit NirB, which codes for MIRVIVVGNGMVGYKFCEKFVAKSGQEKYQITVFGEEPRRAYDRVHLSEYFGGKTADDLSLSTTEWYAQNNITLNTSELITDINREEKTIHTHLEKTHTYDYLVLATGSSAFVPPIDGVEKEGVFVYRTIEDLDAIMAYAKKIKQKGATEAAVLGGGLLGLEAAKAVRDLGLNPHVVEFAPRLMPRQLDKGASDMLQSKIEELNIGIHLNKATQYIDGKERITGMMFADDELLKVDMLVISAGIKPRDELARVSGLEVGLRGGVVVNNQMQTSDPSIFAIGEVALYNQNIYGLVAPGYEMADVAAEQILNGSKTMRETIDMSTQLKLIGVEVASFGDPFVENNDVTAIIYENKLSGIYKRINVTKDSKTLLGGILVGDSSDYNSLFQIYSNAMALPKNPEDLILGSRDGSEGSSLGSVLDLPDTAVICSCENVTKGSICCSLLDETCSNFSDVVKHTKATSGCGGCKPMVSDLVKATQKSLGKEVKDVICEHFSYTRQELFDLVKINKYENFYEVIDHHGKGDGCEVCKPVVASIFSSIYNDTANKHVTTQDTNDRFLANIQRNGTYSVVPRVAGGEITAEKLIVIGEVAKQFDLYTKITGAQRVDLFGAHLSDLPKIWKILIDNGFESGHAYGKSLRAVKSCVGNAWCRYGMDDSAGFAIELENRYKGIRSPHKLKGGVSACIRECAEARGKDFGLIAVEGGWNLYIAGNGGANPKHAVLLAEKIDKETVIKYMDRYLMYYIRTAGPLVRTATWLEKLDGGLEYLKEVIIEDSLGICETLEAEMQTLVNTFECEWKQVLEKPRLLKRFNHFVNSEEKDDNVVFVPLRDQKAPKAWS
- a CDS encoding META domain-containing protein, coding for MKETTSKATSDEEDLTVYFKATGNEPFWGLKIGKDKTVFTSLIEGMESISFESVEPIRAMDANVKMYRLNNGKTSATVTIQQFDCQDSMSGEKSPYTVKVEINSKTLNGCGKYITDYRLHDIWVLEELNGKKVALTDFQKELPRIEIHAADNKFMGFGGCNSIGGTIFYEKDLLRFSNVISTLMACASGNKEGEFIKALQSTTTYTIGNNRLTLSNPSGKLLVLRKVD
- a CDS encoding META domain-containing protein, producing MKKILMLFIAVSLAYSCKSTKNANATTAASSVEKKVQQTWILENLNGKVVTEKDFSILPKIVLSSSTFSGSTGCNAIKGNLFSKGAGQIQFLNFTSETKKCDAKKEGEFSQLLKTTSGYSVENNKLMLSNQFGLTMSFKKG
- a CDS encoding integrase core domain-containing protein; this translates as MRNNSQDSTLERNYLEKYRFLIKEYEQVKNKTHPLYKKAMDFYAANNTCRKSFLKYYNRFKQSGKSIDLLPQKRGPKYKTRRPLPFIEQKVIALREKGNNKYEIVSILRPKLGKHTPSYSGVYNILKRNKINRLTPKIKKNHQKIIKERMGQLGHIDCHYLSKSIIKGENKNRYLVCVIDDYSRIAWAELVSDITSLTVMFAALKCLNILSDHYEIKFEEILSDNGAEFGPKTSKVKNNHPFERMLMELGIVHRYTKPYRPQTNGKVERFWRTLEDDLLRDTDFDSHEELKEELLQYLYYYNHERPHQGIDGKKPIEMINPLPK